CCCGGCTTCACCCCGCCGGGGCCGTCACCGCAGCGCCCGTCGGTGCAGGTCACCAGCACGGTGGTGACGCCTTCGGCCGCATAGCGGGCCAGCACGCCGCCGGTGCTCGTCGCCTCGTCGTCGGGGTGGGCGTGCACCGCCATCAGGGTCAGGGGTCGCTCAACCATGCCGCCACCCTACGAGGTCCCGGCGACCGTCCGGGGCCCCTCGGGCGGCGACACGACCCGCTAGGCGCCGTCATTCGCCTTGTCCAACGCCGCGAGGAAGTCGTCCACCAGGTCGGCGGTGTCCTCGATGCCGGTGGAGACGCGCACCAGCCCGTCGGAGATGCCGGTGGCGGCGAGCTGCTCGGCGTCCACGATGCCCGCCCACATCGACCGGGGGTGCACCACCAGCGTGCTGACGCTGCCCAGGCTGGCCGCCCGCTTGGCCAGTCGCAGCCCGGCCAGCAGGGCGGCGGCACCCGTCCGGCCCCCGTTCACCTCGACGGAGAGCACCCCGCCGAAGCCGGTCATCTGCCGGCGGGCCAGCGCGTGCTGCGGGTGCGACGGCAACCCCGGGTAGCGGACCCTCGCCACCGCCGGATGTCCCTCCAGCGCCCGGGCCAGCGCCAGCGCGTTGGCGTTGTGCCGCTCCACCCGCAGCGGCAGCGTACGGATGCCGCGCAGCAGCAGCCAGGCGTCGACCGGACCGAGGGTGCTGCCGGTGACGATCGCCGTCTGCCACACCCGCTCGATCAGCGCGGCGGAGCCGACCACCACCCCCGCCGACACGTCGGAGTGCCCGCCGAGGAACTTGGTGCCGCTGTGCCAGACCAGGTCCGCCCCGGCGCGCGTCGGGCGCTGGTTCACCGGGGTGGCGAAGGTGTTGTCGACCGCCACCAGCGCGCCGGCGGCGTGGGCCAGCTCCACCACCGCCGCCAGGTCGGTCAGCTCCAGCAGCGGGTTGCTCGGCGTCTCCACCAGCACCAGCCGGGTGTTCGGCCGCAGCGCCCGCGCGAACGCGTCGGTGTCGGTCTGGTCGACCTGGGTGCAGG
This genomic interval from Micromonospora sp. CCTCC AA 2012012 contains the following:
- a CDS encoding trans-sulfuration enzyme family protein; the protein is MTGFGTSAVHGDDGLIPGGAVAPPIVQSVTFSAESDEEFTAIATEPRGSAFYTRYGNPNHAQVAAVVAELEGAETGLVTASGMGAISTVALALLAAGDHVVVQRSTYGGTTSLTTGLLARFGVSCTQVDQTDTDAFARALRPNTRLVLVETPSNPLLELTDLAAVVELAHAAGALVAVDNTFATPVNQRPTRAGADLVWHSGTKFLGGHSDVSAGVVVGSAALIERVWQTAIVTGSTLGPVDAWLLLRGIRTLPLRVERHNANALALARALEGHPAVARVRYPGLPSHPQHALARRQMTGFGGVLSVEVNGGRTGAAALLAGLRLAKRAASLGSVSTLVVHPRSMWAGIVDAEQLAATGISDGLVRVSTGIEDTADLVDDFLAALDKANDGA